The Manihot esculenta cultivar AM560-2 chromosome 1, M.esculenta_v8, whole genome shotgun sequence genome has a window encoding:
- the LOC110622342 gene encoding lignin-forming anionic peroxidase produces the protein MDSRSSFSCMVLTTVLLIFSSFPCKAQLSSNFYDSTCPNALSTIRSVIDAAVSNEQRMAASLIRLHFHDCFVQGCDGSILLEDTASFTGERTARNNAGSVRGFGVIDDAKAQVESICPGIVSCADILAVAARDSSVAVGGPSWTVNLGRRDSTSASRSLADSDLPAFTDSLDRLISLFGNKNLNARDMVALSGSHTIGQARCLTFRGRIYNNASDIDPDFANTRRSQCPNTGGDGNLAPLDLVTPNTFDNNYYSNLIARRGLLESDQVLFSGGSTDSIVNEYSSDSSAFSSDFASAMVKMGNIDPLTGSQGEIRRICTAVN, from the exons aTGGACTCTCGTTCATCTTTTTCTTGCATGGTTTTGACAACAGTCTTATTGATTTTCTCAAGCTTTCCATGTAAAGCTCAACTTTCTTCCAACTTCTATGACAGTACATGTCCTAATGCACTCAGTACTATAAGGTCAGTTATTGATGCTGCTGTCTCGAATGAGCAGAGAATGGCTGCTTCACTCATTCGCCTTCACTTCCATGATTGCTTTGTTCAG GGTTGTGATGGGTCAATTTTGCTGGAAGATACAGCGTCGTTTACTGGAGAAAGAACTGCTCGCAACAATGCTGGTTCCGTCAGAGGATTCGGAGTCATAGATGATGCTAAGGCTCAAGTTGAGAGCATTTGTCCTGGAATTGTATCTTGTGCAGATATTCTTGCAGTTGCAGCTCGCGATTCATCCGTCGCT GTTGGTGGACCATCTTGGACAGTGAATCTTGGAAGAAGAGACTCCACCAGTGCTAGCCGAAGTCTAGCTGACAGCGACCTTCCTGCCTTTACAGACAGCCTAGACAGGCTCATTTCTTTGTTCGGAAACAAGAATTTAAATGCAAGAGATATGGTTGCTCTTTCAG GATCACATACAATTGGACAAGCTAGATGCCTGACCTTCCGTGGAAGGATTTACAACAACGCAAGTGATATTGATCCTGATTTTGCCAACACAAGAAGAAGCCAATGTCCAAATACTGGTGGGGATGGAAATCTTGCACCTCTTGATCTGGTGACACCTAATACATTCGACAACAACTACTACTCGAATCTTATTGCAAGAAGAGGACTTCTTGAATCAGACCAGGTGCTTTTCAGTGGCGGATCTACAGACAGCATTGTTAATGAGTACAGCTCAGACTCTTCAGCTTTCAGTTCTGATTTTGCGTCTGCCATGGTTAAGATGGGTAACATAGACCCACTCACTGGTTCTCAAGGAGAGATTCGCAGGATTTGCACTGCTGTCAACTAA